In a genomic window of Lepisosteus oculatus isolate fLepOcu1 chromosome 3, fLepOcu1.hap2, whole genome shotgun sequence:
- the LOC102691462 gene encoding inhibin beta C chain-like, producing the protein MYLRCFFLFLCINISELSHPGLEWEAEKEVRIEAIRRGILEQLGLTEPPCVEKKVSRAEEDRVYSTYLQQIRQRTRNTYRDHSDKDRRGNHIFLVKGTIFEDKNQKQRKGKNTQRFIFDLDVQRHKGFRVKRALLTLAIRQKGRRRFNAVLRIEVYQVLKASLKGRDPHRLFVTAKVSRPQKAVYTEKFDIEQAIKLCLAHPKDNCSLEVVFSHDIIKDPVGPKLKLEGYTAIKRSRARRHATPDDCNTNQRQCCRKTMQVSFEEIGWADWIRAPKGYNAYYCDGTCPPKYKTVNAYTEIKSKMHRLSNGIIPGPCCVPMAYEPLTIMHLNSEGKLTISTLEDIIASSCNCA; encoded by the exons ATGTATCTACGTTGCTTCTttctgttcctttgcataaaCATCTCTGAACTCTCCCATCCAGGACTCGAATGGGAAGCCGAAAAGGAGGTGAGAATTGAAGCTATCAGGAGAGGCATTCTGGAGCAGCTTGGCTTGACGGAACCTCCATGTGTGGAGAAGAAAGTGAGCAGAGCTGAGGAGGACAGAGTCTACAGTACTTACCTTCAACAAATAAGACAAAGAACCAGAAACACATATAgggaccacagtgacaaagacAGAAGAGGCAACCACATTTTTCTGGTTAAAG GAACAATATTTGAAGACAAGAatcaaaaacaaaggaaagggAAGAACACCCAAAGGTTTATTTTTGACCTAGATGTACAGAGACACAAAGGCTTCCGAGTGAAAAGAGCATTGTTAACGCTGGCTATAAGACAGAAGGGCAGAAGAAGATTCAATGCTGTACTGAGGATTGAAGTCTATCAAGTGCTTAAAGCCAGCCTCAAAGGCAGGGATCCTCACCGCCTTTTTGTAACGGCAAAAGTAAGCAGACCACAGAAAGCTGTTTACACAGAGAAATTTGACATTGAGCAAGCTATTAAACTTTGCCTAGCACACCCAAAGGACAACTGCAGCCTTGAAGTAGTGTTTTCCCATGATATCATAAAGGATCCAGTTGGGCCAAAACTGAAACTAGAAGGATATACGGCCATAAAAAGGAGTAGAGCACGTAGGCATGCCACCCCGGACGACTGTAATACAAATCAGAGGCAGTGCTGCAGGAAGACGATGCAAGTGTCTTTCGAGGAAATCGGATGGGCAGACTGGATTAGAGCACCTAAAGGATACAATGCATATTACTGCGATGGAACCTGCCCACCTAAGTACAAAACAGTCAATGCTTACACTGAAATCAAGTCCAAAATGCATCGTCTCTCAAACGGCATCATTCCTGGACCCTGCTGTGTCCCTATGGCTTATGAACCGTTAACCATAATGCACCTGAACAGTGAAGGCAAATTAACTATTTCCACACTGGAGGATATAATTGCTTCTAGCTGTAACTGCGCTTAA